One window of bacterium genomic DNA carries:
- a CDS encoding ABC transporter ATP-binding protein → MTEPLLVVDRLRKTFGGVAAVWDVSTTVTRGEIRGLIGPNGSGKTTLLNLIGGQVAPDGGEIVLGGRSIAGWPPDRVAALGLARTFQLPRVCRHMTVLENVLLPACADHGRASWSAARDRAGALLRVVRLETLAHMEARVLSGGQAMLLQLARCLAAEPLVCCLLDEPFAGVHPAIKERMIDTILEVNRTQGVAFLIVSHEMAVLGRLARRVSVMHNGSWIADGALAEVARDPRVVEAYLGRTGVELAAVPRA, encoded by the coding sequence GTGACTGAGCCGCTGCTGGTCGTGGACCGCCTGCGCAAGACGTTCGGCGGCGTCGCCGCGGTGTGGGACGTCTCGACCACCGTGACGCGCGGCGAGATCCGGGGGTTGATCGGACCCAACGGCTCCGGCAAGACGACCCTGCTCAACCTCATCGGCGGGCAGGTGGCGCCGGACGGAGGCGAGATCGTGCTCGGGGGCCGGTCCATCGCCGGGTGGCCGCCCGACCGGGTCGCCGCGCTCGGGCTCGCCCGGACGTTTCAACTCCCGCGGGTCTGCCGCCACATGACGGTGCTTGAGAACGTACTCCTGCCCGCGTGCGCGGACCACGGCCGGGCCTCGTGGTCCGCGGCGCGGGACCGCGCCGGCGCACTGCTCCGCGTGGTGCGGCTCGAGACGCTGGCGCACATGGAGGCACGGGTGCTGTCCGGCGGCCAGGCGATGCTGCTCCAACTCGCCCGCTGCCTCGCCGCCGAGCCGTTGGTGTGCTGCCTGCTGGACGAGCCGTTTGCCGGCGTCCACCCCGCGATCAAGGAGCGGATGATCGACACGATCCTCGAGGTCAACCGGACCCAGGGGGTCGCGTTTCTCATCGTCAGCCACGAGATGGCGGTGCTCGGACGGCTGGCCCGCCGGGTCTCCGTGATGCACAACGGATCGTGGATCGCCGACGGCGCGCTGGCCGAGGTGGCGCGCGATCCCCGCGTCGTGGAAGCGTACCTGGGCCGGACCGGGGTCGAGCTTGCCGCGGTCCCTCGCGCGTAG
- a CDS encoding cytochrome c oxidase assembly protein: MVLGALVAGALAYVWIAARFPPRRRQIWYFSVGYLALTLALVSPLDRGAAYLFTLHMLQHMLLLLVAPPLLALAVPPTLLGWVFQRPALRRVLRALWAPVPAFVVYNGVLLAWHLPAAYDAALRSPWIHAMEHATFVTAGLIFWGVIVSPAPALVRASYGLRLALLLGADVVNFVLGFALAFAGRPFYTPYTDVGRLWGLSPLDDLKLGGALMWVMGQMMYAVPMLILINVILWRDKGRGTVDVERRTLQRD; encoded by the coding sequence ATGGTGCTGGGCGCGCTCGTGGCTGGCGCGCTCGCGTATGTGTGGATCGCGGCGCGATTTCCGCCGCGGCGCCGTCAGATCTGGTACTTCTCGGTCGGGTACCTTGCCCTCACCCTGGCGCTCGTGTCTCCGCTCGACCGCGGTGCCGCGTACCTGTTCACGCTCCACATGCTGCAGCACATGCTGCTGCTGCTCGTCGCGCCGCCGTTGCTCGCCCTCGCGGTGCCCCCGACGTTGCTCGGGTGGGTGTTTCAGCGGCCCGCCCTGCGGCGGGTGCTGCGCGCCCTGTGGGCGCCCGTGCCGGCGTTCGTGGTGTACAACGGCGTGCTGCTCGCGTGGCACCTGCCGGCGGCGTACGATGCGGCGCTTCGCTCCCCCTGGATCCACGCGATGGAGCACGCGACGTTCGTCACGGCGGGCCTCATCTTCTGGGGCGTCATCGTGTCTCCCGCCCCGGCGCTCGTCCGGGCGTCGTACGGGCTTCGCCTCGCGCTGCTCTTGGGTGCGGACGTGGTCAACTTCGTGCTCGGATTCGCGCTCGCGTTCGCCGGCCGCCCGTTCTATACGCCGTATACCGATGTCGGGCGCCTGTGGGGCCTGTCGCCGCTTGACGACCTGAAGCTCGGCGGCGCCCTGATGTGGGTGATGGGGCAGATGATGTACGCGGTGCCCATGCTGATCCTCATTAACGTCATCTTGTGGCGCGACAAGGGGCGGGGGACCGTGGATGTGGAGCGGCGAACACTCCAGCGTGACTGA
- the pyrB gene encoding aspartate carbamoyltransferase yields the protein MGRAPGSRREGRRDPGANSRHGMAAPATLHLWAGWPHVLRAQQFDPQALDRVFREARLAEEIIDAGGSNLLKGKIVLTLFYEPSTRTRLSFEFATYHLGGRVLSSEAAREFSSAAKGESIEDTIRVVCRYRPAAIVIRHYQEGAAERAASVALDGRTRRPIPVFNAGDGPGQHPTQALLDAYTIWRHRGTLDGVTVAVAGDLMNGRTARSLCYLLAKYRGVAVRMVAPPAVQMKDDLLAYLRRHKVPVMQTDDLADGIRGADVLYVTRIQKERFGDDQRTYERVRDAFVVTPEILGELPANAIVMHPLPRVEGVHSELPTSVDADPRVIIFDQTEAGMYIRMALLKLTCAVDRGRNWIGR from the coding sequence ATGGGGCGCGCCCCTGGGTCCCGGCGGGAGGGCCGGCGGGACCCCGGCGCGAACAGTCGTCATGGTATGGCGGCGCCAGCCACGCTCCACCTCTGGGCCGGATGGCCCCACGTCCTGCGCGCTCAGCAGTTCGATCCTCAGGCGTTGGACCGCGTGTTTCGGGAAGCTCGACTCGCCGAGGAGATCATCGACGCGGGGGGCAGCAACCTCCTCAAGGGCAAGATCGTCCTGACCCTGTTCTACGAGCCCAGCACGCGCACGCGGCTGTCGTTCGAGTTTGCCACCTACCACCTCGGGGGGCGCGTGCTCTCGTCGGAGGCGGCACGGGAGTTTTCATCGGCCGCGAAGGGTGAATCGATCGAAGACACGATCCGCGTCGTCTGCCGGTACCGCCCCGCCGCGATCGTGATCCGCCACTATCAGGAAGGCGCCGCGGAGCGTGCGGCCTCGGTCGCCCTCGACGGGCGGACGCGGCGGCCGATCCCCGTGTTCAACGCCGGCGACGGGCCGGGCCAGCACCCGACGCAGGCGCTGCTGGACGCCTACACGATCTGGCGCCATCGCGGGACGCTGGACGGGGTCACGGTCGCGGTCGCGGGAGACTTGATGAACGGCCGGACCGCGCGGTCGTTGTGCTACCTGCTGGCGAAGTACCGGGGCGTCGCGGTGCGCATGGTCGCGCCGCCCGCGGTGCAGATGAAGGACGATCTGCTCGCCTACCTGCGCCGCCACAAGGTGCCCGTGATGCAGACCGACGATCTCGCGGACGGCATCCGCGGCGCGGACGTACTGTACGTGACGCGCATCCAAAAGGAGCGGTTCGGAGACGATCAACGCACGTACGAGCGTGTGCGCGACGCGTTTGTCGTGACGCCGGAGATCCTCGGCGAGCTTCCCGCGAACGCGATCGTGATGCACCCGCTCCCCCGGGTCGAAGGGGTTCACTCCGAGCTGCCGACGTCCGTGGACGCGGACCCCCGCGTGATCATCTTCGATCAAACCGAGGCGGGCATGTACATCCGCATGGCGCTGCTGAAGCTGACCTGCGCGGTGGATCGGGGTAGAAACTGGATCGGCCGGTAG
- a CDS encoding nuclear transport factor 2 family protein, with protein MVPPAGTPAYQDLLIAHLIAWSRHDIEAIMGMMTHDCIFETSGGPDPWGRRYEGQAAVREAIEEIFEMLSDVRYTNARHTACGDRGVSEWTMIATRPDGSRIEARGCDLFEFRDGKIHRKDSYRKRRVAR; from the coding sequence ATGGTCCCGCCTGCAGGGACCCCCGCGTACCAGGATCTCCTGATCGCCCATTTGATCGCCTGGAGCCGGCACGATATCGAAGCGATCATGGGCATGATGACCCACGACTGCATCTTCGAGACCTCGGGCGGCCCGGATCCGTGGGGCCGCCGGTACGAGGGGCAGGCGGCCGTGCGGGAGGCGATCGAGGAGATCTTCGAGATGCTGTCCGACGTCCGCTACACCAACGCGCGGCACACGGCGTGCGGCGACCGGGGGGTGTCGGAGTGGACGATGATCGCCACTCGACCGGACGGCAGCCGCATCGAAGCCCGAGGGTGCGACTTGTTCGAGTTCCGGGACGGGAAGATCCACCGCAAGGACTCCTACCGCAAGCGCCGCGTCGCGCGGTAG